AGAAGCACATACACAAATTGGACCAGATATTGACATGCTAACACTTTTAATAATGtgtaaaatagaaattaattaaatgttacATGTGTCGGTGTCGTGTTTAATAAAAGACACGTCTTCTTTTTAAAGTGTCAGTGTTACATAGGTGACAAATTTGTACATAAAAGTGAAAACATAAAGGATTGTTTTACAAATTTACTTTCTTAGCATTAATATGAAGTACTTTACTttgtaaaagtattttaattttcattttctggttttactattaattataaaatcgcAAAACTACCGCATTGTTTTCAATTagtttccttttgattttgatttaatagTTAGATTGGTGAAATCCGTCGTTTATATTGAGTTATTAAACGGGGTAACTCATCACATAGTTACTCCACCCaagtgtatatgtatataattcTTTATTTTGAGTGCTTCCAATACAAGTCTTTGAAAATtggaaaaatattgaaaataatgtgATAACCTATGAAACACTGTCACATATATCAGACACGATACAGACACATCGCTATATAATAATTTGTAaaagtaattgaatgtaattacaCTTGTTAGTGTTATATCAGCGTCCGATAACATTACGTGTTAGACCGCAAAAACACCTTCATTGTGAAGTGTCGATGCTGTATAGATCAAAACTTTGTAAATAGAAGTGAAAACATAAAAGGCTTTGTTTTTCACATTAATTTTCTAAGAATTTATGTTACTTAAATACTTTTTATGTGCTGTGTACAATGTTGTTCAGAAAACTAGGGATGGAGTATGTGGATCTTTATCTGATTCATTGGCCTGTGAGATTGAGACATGATCTTGAAGACCCTGTAATATTCACCAAGGAAGATTTACTTCCCTTTGATATAGAAGGAACATGGAAAGCTATGGAAGAATGTTATAAGTTAGGCTTAGCAAAGTCTATTGGCATATGCAATTATGGTACCAAAAAACTCACCAAACTCTTGGAAATAGCTACCATTACCCCTGCAGTCAATCAGGTATGAAGCATAATTTGATCaactcatttgttttttttttacatttttatcaTAATAGTATTGTGGATTTTGGcacttatgattttttttataattatgttattGGTACGAAATATCTACCAATTTTGTGAATGACTAATCTCCACTATAAAATTTGGCTGACTCTGAGATATAAGTACTTATAGTGAAGTACCCGTACCGGATATCTACCCAACACTGATATGCGTACCATCTACTCATTGATACTTTCTTTTACTTCATTATTTAGTTGCGAGTGAAACTTGTGGTTTTCTCTTATACTAATATaatgatatataataatatagtattatttgtgtatttgaatttctttatttttgcaATCAAACACTTTTTGACCTTTTAAACTTCTATTGTGAGtttttggtgtgaattgaacAATTTAACTCTATCATGTTACATTATATAAAAAACTCGCATCACGTACCCTTATCTTAAACTTTTTTACAACTCTGTACCACGTACTCGGTACTGATATCGTACCTACGCATCATAATCACATTTTTTCCATCCACAATGCTCGAATCTGAGACCTTACTTAAAGAATCCAAGCCATGATTATGATGTAaaattttggtcttttatttttttcaggtTGAAATGAATCCATCTTGGCAGCAAGGGAAAATTAGGGAGTTTTGCAAGCAGAAAGGAATACATGTTAGTGCTTGGTCAGCTCTTGGAGCTTATAAGGTATTTTGGGGTTCAGGAGCTGTCATGGAGAATCAAATCCTTCAAGATATAGCAGCTGCAAAAGGAAAAACCATAGCTCaggtaatttaaaattatgaccAAGAAAATCAAGGAAACTATTCTTAAACTTTGACTAcatatatgtgaagaattctgaAAAATAAGCaagtaattataaaaaaaacaagtcATTTCATCTGATGCAATCAACCAAACACTTGAGGATAATTGGATGTTAAGAATCAAAAGAGACTTATGACTATAAAAGTTTGGCAGGCTAAAAAATTAGAAGACTTgatcattttgttttatttaatttgatgaaaAGGTTACAAGAATGAGTTATTCTATCACCACAAACCAAATGGTTAGGATGCCAAAACatttatgtattaatttaaaAGGCCATACAAATGTTTTCTCTTAATATGTACACATTTCACAGTAGCAATTCTAAAAATAAGACCACTATCAACTATGGAAATGATCAAGTGGAATTAGTCTAGCTAGCAGAACTAACATTgttattattcattttcaaattgacaaaCTAAATGAAAATTCCAGAACATGATCAAGTAGTTGTTAAACAACAAATAACTAACAAATATGTTGCTATATGTTACAATAACAAATCCGGTTCTAAAGTTAGAAAATAAATGAGTAAGAACACAACCAGTGATCACAGAGTTAAGCCATTTGTGCCTACATCTAAGACAACAACAAAGtatgttatttgattttctattatGCAATGGATTAAGGCTATTGATTACAAAACtttgtttaaatattacttTCCTATTTGAGCTCCACTTGAGCATCTACCCATTTATCAGCGAATATACGAGCCATATCAACACTATACAAATTTATGCCATGATGGTCACATTATGATTTCAGGTTGCACTCAGATGGGTGTACCAACAAGGATCAAGTGCAATGGCTAAAAGCTTCAACAAGGAGAGAATGAAACAAAACcttgaaatatttgattttgaattgaGTGAAGATGATTTAGAGAAAATTAAGCAGATTCCACAGAGCAGGCAATACTTAGGAGAAATGTGGCTATCAGAAAATGGATCCTGCAAGACCTTAGAAGAACTTTGGGATGATGATGTTTGAATGTTTCCTCAAAGTCAATAAGAAAATAAAGTTCAtgatttcattttcattttattagcttctcttatattattatgtataaGCATGAGGAATCATGTTTTGGTCTATTTTCATGAGTTGAACAAGAGTGTGAGTGTGACATTCAAATGGAGCCTCAGTTATATAGTTCATTGGTCATGcacaatgttttaaatatgtacAAGTAACAATAGACTAATGACTACGATCACCGAACGACTTGAAAACCACATCTTCACCAAAAACCTTAAAACTATGAGAATATAAGTTCCCTTGTCTTATATCATTTAACTCATTTCTAACCGATGTTGGAATAACTACTCACATTTGAACTCCAAAAACCTCTCTGATAAGTGATTCACCGACATCACTATACTTGAACCATACCAGGATTCATTATCGCTCTCCCATCAAGTCGAACCGCACTCAAATACCGCCACTTGTAGGGAATTCAAGGGGAGCGGCGGTAGCAACAATAGACTAATGACCATGATCACCAAGAGACTTGGACACCATATTTTCATTCAAAACTTTAACTCGTTTCTAACCGATGTGAGACTAACCACACACTTAAATTTCAATAAACTTGTGAATATCAactagtaaaaaataataacataaaacagCATTAGTATTCTATAGTAAGTGCTAATGAATTTTTCTTTGTTACTAGGTGTTTTTGGAGAAAAAAAGGAATGGACAATATTTCTA
This region of Cicer arietinum cultivar CDC Frontier isolate Library 1 chromosome 8, Cicar.CDCFrontier_v2.0, whole genome shotgun sequence genomic DNA includes:
- the LOC101492501 gene encoding methylecgonone reductase-like, with amino-acid sequence MATKKIPEILLNSGHNMPVIGMGTSADSRPTNDVLASIFVDAIEVGYRHFDSASVYGTEEAIGMAVAKAIEKGLIKSRDEVFITSKPWNTDADFDLIVPALKTSLKKLGMEYVDLYLIHWPVRLRHDLEDPVIFTKEDLLPFDIEGTWKAMEECYKLGLAKSIGICNYGTKKLTKLLEIATITPAVNQVEMNPSWQQGKIREFCKQKGIHVSAWSALGAYKVFWGSGAVMENQILQDIAAAKGKTIAQVALRWVYQQGSSAMAKSFNKERMKQNLEIFDFELSEDDLEKIKQIPQSRQYLGEMWLSENGSCKTLEELWDDDV